In Streptomyces ambofaciens ATCC 23877, a single genomic region encodes these proteins:
- a CDS encoding carbohydrate ABC transporter permease: MTTVIDKDVRQPSRKPSRWAAPPRPVWEEKPSTAGVAGKGLVLGLACLAIVFPLWIVIVTSLSSRRTIDEAGGLVMIPKDITFVAYQELLSGGQVTRAALVSVGITLVGTLFSMTVSVLCAYGLSRTGSLGHRWILMLLLATMFFSAGLIPTYLLVQSLGLTDSYLALILPSAISVFNILVLRGFFMGISQELIDSARIDGAGDFRILRQIVMPLSRAVLAVITLFYAVGYWSAWFNASLYLNDQDMMPLQNVMIQLVQKQEAPVGLGQAIKTGELSGLAVQMAVMVMALLPVAVLSPFVQRHFKKGMLTGAVKG; the protein is encoded by the coding sequence GTGACCACCGTCATCGACAAGGACGTCCGGCAGCCTTCGCGGAAGCCGAGCCGCTGGGCGGCCCCGCCCCGGCCGGTGTGGGAGGAGAAGCCCAGCACGGCCGGCGTCGCCGGCAAGGGTCTGGTGCTGGGCCTGGCCTGTCTGGCCATCGTCTTCCCGCTGTGGATCGTCATCGTCACCAGCCTGTCCTCGCGCAGGACCATCGACGAGGCCGGCGGCCTGGTGATGATCCCCAAGGACATCACCTTCGTCGCCTACCAGGAACTGCTCAGCGGCGGCCAGGTCACCCGCGCCGCGCTCGTCAGCGTCGGCATCACCCTCGTCGGCACCCTCTTCTCGATGACGGTGTCCGTGCTGTGCGCCTACGGCCTGTCCCGCACCGGCTCACTGGGCCACCGCTGGATCCTGATGCTCCTGCTGGCCACCATGTTCTTCAGCGCCGGCCTCATCCCCACCTACCTGCTGGTGCAGTCGCTGGGGCTGACGGACAGCTATCTCGCGCTGATCCTGCCGAGCGCGATCAGCGTCTTCAACATCCTGGTCCTGCGCGGCTTCTTCATGGGCATCTCCCAGGAGCTGATCGACAGCGCCCGCATCGACGGCGCCGGGGACTTCCGCATCCTCCGGCAGATCGTCATGCCGCTGTCCCGCGCCGTCCTCGCCGTGATCACGCTGTTCTACGCCGTCGGCTACTGGAGCGCCTGGTTCAACGCCTCCCTGTACCTGAACGACCAGGACATGATGCCGCTGCAGAACGTCATGATCCAGCTCGTGCAGAAGCAGGAGGCGCCGGTCGGCCTCGGCCAGGCGATCAAGACCGGGGAACTGTCGGGCCTCGCCGTGCAGATGGCCGTGATGGTCATGGCGCTGCTGCCGGTGGCCGTGCTGTCGCCCTTCGTCCAGCGCCACTTCAAGAAGGGGATGCTCACGGGGGCCGTCAAGGGCTGA
- a CDS encoding aldehyde dehydrogenase family protein, whose translation MTSTHAFWLAGRQATGESGFDVTSPWDGSQVGTVSLPTDAQVEEAVAAAYAVRDEFAATPAHVRAAALDHVSRRLVERTEEIARLISAENGKPIKWARGEVGRAVSVFRFAAEEARRFNGGEAQRLDTDAGGQGRLALTRRFPKGVVLGIAPFNFPLNLCAHKIAPAIAAGAPIILKPAPATPLSGLVLGELLAETELPAGSWSILPVPNDKMPALVQDERLPVISFTGSETVGYAIMDSVPRKHCTLELGGNGAAVVLGDWASDEDLDRAAARIATFSNYQGGQSCISVQRVIADAAVYDRLLPRIVAAVEAQVTGDPNDDATDVGPLVSEAAAERVESWVDEAVAAGATLHTGGKRDGASYAPTVLTDLPAGTTLACEEVFGPVLSVQKVNGEAEAFEAVNDSKYGLQAGVFTHDLQAAFRAHRALEVGGVVIGDVPSYRADQMPYGGAKQSGVGREGVRFAMDDYTYERVLVLTGLAL comes from the coding sequence ATGACTTCCACCCACGCCTTCTGGCTCGCCGGCCGCCAGGCCACCGGCGAGTCCGGCTTCGACGTCACGTCCCCCTGGGACGGCAGCCAGGTGGGCACGGTGAGCCTGCCGACCGACGCCCAGGTCGAGGAGGCCGTGGCCGCCGCGTACGCCGTACGGGACGAGTTCGCCGCCACCCCCGCCCACGTCCGCGCCGCCGCCCTGGACCACGTCTCCCGGCGGCTGGTCGAGCGCACCGAGGAGATCGCCCGCCTGATCTCCGCCGAGAACGGCAAGCCGATCAAGTGGGCCCGCGGCGAGGTGGGCCGCGCGGTGTCCGTCTTCCGCTTCGCGGCCGAGGAGGCCCGCCGCTTCAACGGCGGCGAGGCACAGCGCCTGGACACCGACGCCGGCGGCCAGGGACGGCTCGCTCTCACGCGTCGTTTCCCCAAGGGCGTCGTCCTCGGCATCGCGCCGTTCAACTTCCCGCTGAACCTGTGCGCGCACAAGATCGCCCCCGCGATCGCCGCCGGCGCGCCGATCATCCTCAAGCCGGCGCCGGCCACCCCCCTGTCCGGCCTGGTCCTCGGCGAGCTGCTCGCCGAGACCGAGCTGCCGGCCGGCTCCTGGAGCATCCTGCCGGTGCCCAACGACAAGATGCCCGCCCTCGTCCAGGACGAGCGCCTGCCGGTCATCTCCTTCACCGGCTCCGAGACGGTCGGTTACGCGATCATGGACTCGGTGCCCCGCAAGCACTGCACCCTGGAGCTGGGCGGCAACGGCGCGGCCGTCGTCCTCGGCGACTGGGCGAGCGACGAGGACCTGGACCGGGCCGCGGCCCGCATCGCGACCTTCTCCAACTACCAGGGCGGCCAGTCCTGCATCTCGGTGCAGCGCGTGATCGCCGACGCCGCCGTCTACGACCGCCTGCTGCCGCGCATCGTCGCCGCCGTCGAGGCCCAGGTCACCGGAGACCCGAACGACGACGCGACGGACGTCGGCCCGCTGGTCAGCGAGGCCGCCGCCGAGCGCGTGGAGTCCTGGGTCGACGAGGCCGTCGCCGCGGGCGCCACCCTGCACACCGGCGGCAAGCGCGACGGCGCCTCCTACGCGCCGACCGTCCTCACCGACCTCCCGGCCGGCACCACCCTCGCCTGCGAGGAGGTCTTCGGACCCGTCCTCAGCGTGCAGAAGGTGAACGGCGAGGCCGAGGCGTTCGAGGCGGTCAACGACTCGAAGTACGGCCTCCAGGCGGGTGTCTTCACCCACGACCTCCAGGCCGCCTTCCGCGCCCACCGCGCCCTGGAGGTCGGCGGCGTCGTCATCGGCGACGTGCCGTCCTACCGCGCGGACCAGATGCCGTACGGCGGCGCCAAGCAGTCCGGCGTGGGCCGCGAGGGCGTGCGGTTCGCGATGGACGACTACACCTACGAGCGGGTGCTGGTCCTGACGGGCCTCGCCCTCTGA
- a CDS encoding glycoside hydrolase family 3 C-terminal domain-containing protein, with amino-acid sequence MTASTPPAPPFRDPRLSFPKRVDDLLSRLTLDEKTAFLHQFAPAVERLGVAAFRTGQEALHGVAWMGPATVFPQAVGLGATWNEDLVRRVGEAVSREARAMRARDERVGLNVWSPTVNLLRHPLWGRNEEGYSEDPKLTSAIATAYTRGLRGGHPTYWRTAPVLKHWLAHNNETDRDTSSASVRPRVLNEYDLRAFRETVEAGAVAGVMPAYNLVNGRPNHVSPYLGRHLRAWTRDDLLVCSDAGAPSNLVDSEHYFATHEEATAAALRAGVDSFTDHGTDSSKIVARVRGALERGLVTEDDVDAAVRRQLSVRFRLGEFDPGQDPHAVTTAEDVAAAFDTPEHRALAQEAAEQAVVLLKNDGVLPLAPDTRVAVVGLLADECKLDWYSGTLIHRSTPLEGLYERFGAERVSFAEGVDRVRLRTADGTFLHVLPSDGAPDRAAGAEGALDPALLAGRTDLPPLTTDATGTELALVDWGEGLLTLRAPDGRYLSVAEDGFVRASADQPGGWIVQETFRLEPHGDGHLLRHTGTGGHVRVAADGVKVAAPDASSDASPDASSAGDAPEVFELVVTERGEDAVARAAAQADVVVVVAGNDPHINGRETEDRTTLRLPAHQERLLRAARAANPATVLALTSAYPYAVDAQALPAVLWTAHGGQAAGTALARVLAGDVSPAGRLPQTWYADDADLPGLLDYDVIGSRQTYLYFEGTPLFPFGHGLSYASFAYADLSARAEAGTVSVSFTVTNTGDVTADEVAQLYVRAEAPSVPRPRRELLAHRRLTLAPGATADVSFDVPSSALAFWDVAHDRWRLEPGPYALLVGASCEDVRLSATVPLDGEPAAPRPVRERGLEAVAFDEQSGTEIVDLTRTAGDAVTPVAGRTGELLYRDCDFGAGVTGVTVSVAGEGSVEIALDGGAAPVVLSPDAPAPGPYAYGELRAALAAEGVHDLRIRLRGSLRLAHVGFSG; translated from the coding sequence GTGACCGCATCCACGCCACCCGCGCCTCCGTTCCGTGATCCGCGCCTGTCGTTCCCGAAGCGCGTCGACGACCTGCTGTCGCGGCTCACGCTCGACGAGAAGACCGCGTTCCTGCACCAGTTCGCGCCCGCCGTCGAACGGCTCGGCGTCGCCGCCTTCCGCACCGGCCAGGAGGCCCTGCACGGCGTCGCCTGGATGGGGCCGGCGACCGTGTTCCCGCAGGCCGTGGGCCTCGGCGCGACCTGGAACGAGGATCTGGTGCGCCGGGTCGGCGAGGCGGTGTCCAGGGAGGCCAGGGCGATGCGCGCCCGCGACGAGCGCGTCGGCCTCAACGTCTGGTCCCCGACGGTCAACCTGCTGCGCCACCCCCTGTGGGGCCGCAACGAGGAGGGCTACTCCGAGGACCCGAAGCTCACCTCCGCCATCGCCACCGCCTACACCCGCGGCCTGCGCGGCGGACATCCGACGTACTGGCGCACGGCACCCGTCCTCAAGCACTGGCTCGCGCACAACAACGAGACCGACCGGGACACGTCCTCGGCGTCCGTCCGCCCGCGCGTCCTCAACGAGTACGACCTGCGCGCCTTCCGCGAGACGGTCGAGGCGGGCGCGGTGGCCGGGGTGATGCCGGCCTACAACCTGGTCAACGGCCGCCCCAACCACGTCTCCCCGTACCTCGGCCGGCACCTGCGCGCCTGGACCCGGGACGATCTCCTGGTCTGCTCGGACGCGGGCGCCCCCTCCAACCTGGTGGACTCCGAGCACTACTTCGCCACCCACGAGGAGGCGACCGCCGCCGCGCTGCGGGCCGGGGTGGACAGCTTCACCGACCACGGCACGGACTCCTCGAAGATCGTCGCGCGGGTCCGCGGCGCCCTGGAGCGGGGCCTGGTGACCGAGGACGACGTGGACGCGGCCGTGCGCCGGCAGCTGTCCGTCCGGTTCCGGCTCGGCGAGTTCGACCCGGGGCAGGACCCGCACGCCGTCACCACCGCCGAGGACGTCGCGGCGGCCTTCGACACGCCGGAGCACCGGGCGCTCGCGCAGGAGGCGGCGGAGCAGGCCGTCGTCCTGCTGAAGAACGACGGTGTGCTGCCGCTGGCCCCCGACACCCGCGTCGCCGTCGTCGGCCTGCTCGCCGACGAGTGCAAGCTCGACTGGTACAGCGGCACGCTCATCCACCGCTCCACCCCGCTGGAGGGCCTGTACGAGCGGTTCGGCGCCGAACGCGTGAGCTTCGCGGAAGGGGTGGACCGGGTCCGGCTGAGGACCGCCGACGGTACGTTCCTGCACGTCCTCCCGTCGGACGGGGCACCGGACCGGGCGGCCGGCGCCGAGGGCGCGCTCGATCCGGCCCTGCTGGCCGGCCGCACCGATCTGCCGCCGCTGACCACCGACGCCACCGGCACCGAACTCGCCCTCGTGGACTGGGGGGAGGGCCTGCTCACCCTGCGCGCCCCCGACGGCCGGTACCTGTCCGTCGCGGAGGACGGCTTCGTGCGTGCCTCCGCCGACCAGCCCGGCGGCTGGATCGTGCAGGAGACCTTCCGTCTGGAACCCCACGGGGACGGGCACCTCCTGCGGCACACGGGAACGGGTGGTCACGTCCGTGTCGCCGCCGACGGCGTGAAGGTTGCCGCCCCGGACGCCTCCTCGGACGCCTCCCCGGACGCCTCCTCGGCCGGCGACGCCCCGGAGGTCTTCGAGCTGGTCGTCACCGAGCGCGGCGAGGACGCGGTGGCGCGGGCCGCGGCTCAGGCGGACGTGGTCGTGGTGGTGGCGGGCAACGACCCGCACATCAACGGCCGGGAGACCGAGGATCGTACGACGCTGCGCCTGCCCGCCCACCAGGAGCGGCTGCTGCGCGCGGCCCGCGCCGCCAATCCGGCCACGGTGCTGGCGCTGACGTCCGCCTACCCGTACGCGGTCGACGCCCAGGCGCTCCCCGCGGTGCTGTGGACCGCGCACGGCGGCCAGGCGGCCGGCACCGCGCTGGCCCGGGTCCTCGCCGGGGACGTGTCCCCCGCCGGCCGGCTGCCTCAGACCTGGTACGCGGACGACGCCGACCTGCCCGGTCTCCTCGACTACGACGTGATCGGCAGCCGCCAGACCTACCTGTACTTCGAGGGCACCCCGCTGTTCCCCTTCGGGCACGGCCTGTCGTACGCCTCCTTCGCCTACGCGGACCTGTCGGCCCGGGCGGAGGCCGGGACCGTGTCCGTGTCCTTCACCGTCACCAACACCGGGGACGTCACCGCTGACGAGGTGGCCCAGCTCTACGTGCGTGCGGAGGCCCCGTCGGTCCCCCGTCCGCGCCGCGAGCTGCTGGCCCACCGCCGGCTCACCCTCGCCCCGGGCGCCACGGCGGACGTGTCCTTCGACGTCCCGTCGTCCGCGCTCGCGTTCTGGGACGTGGCGCACGACCGGTGGCGGCTGGAGCCGGGACCGTACGCCCTGCTGGTGGGCGCCTCCTGCGAGGATGTCCGCCTGTCGGCGACCGTGCCCCTGGACGGCGAGCCCGCGGCGCCGCGACCGGTGCGCGAACGGGGGCTGGAGGCGGTCGCCTTCGACGAGCAGAGCGGCACGGAGATCGTCGACCTGACGAGGACCGCGGGTGACGCGGTGACGCCCGTGGCCGGGCGCACGGGCGAACTGCTGTACCGGGACTGCGACTTCGGCGCCGGGGTCACCGGGGTGACCGTGAGCGTGGCGGGCGAGGGCTCCGTGGAGATCGCCCTCGACGGCGGCGCGGCGCCGGTGGTGCTGTCGCCGGACGCGCCCGCCCCGGGACCGTACGCCTACGGGGAGCTGCGCGCCGCGCTGGCCGCCGAGGGCGTGCACGACCTCCGCATCAGGCTGCGCGGCTCTCTGCGGCTCGCGCACGTCGGCTTCTCCGGCTGA
- a CDS encoding extracellular solute-binding protein produces MTPNAASGPSRRKFLASTAVATAAVAGGMPLLSACGGSDGGSRDGTTSAKDAKKLLPAYVASNVVAPDIPSKNGSAVGFTSKLDLADLKTSVPEKLGKGGRVTVMSPFWGSPPKDGNAYYKAMNDLIGVDVTWQNQDGNTYDQKLGAVLASSEVPDVVVVPGWNMTGKIPSAIIGKFADLGPYLSGDAVKDFPNLAAIPTDAWQRCIFGGKLRGLPMPSSYVPNNVPLYRQDIFEKEGYEVPTSADEFLALAKEATNARARRWACLDMKWTAFYSFGVLSGEEKSLGWNEVDGKLVYRIETDEYLEALEWTRKLFAAGVVHPDAELGKSSAQDPGPKFAAGEFLVYNQDISQWWSRTAEQAAQNPEFKIWGMDIFGHDGGAPTLWAKNPASIFAFVNKKASESVIRDVLAVANVTAAPYGTKEYMATNYGVEGTHYTVKDGVPTKTDQGNIDVMNAYVMIASPAATMAHPDYPEVGKGQVEWQQRMGAFTRKSAFYGMQITEPARYTNLSNDFEQLEDDFVRGRKKMSDVQQAVSEWRSKGGDKLRDWYQKLLDENGSAAS; encoded by the coding sequence ATGACGCCGAACGCCGCCTCCGGCCCCAGCCGGAGAAAGTTCCTCGCCTCCACGGCGGTCGCCACCGCAGCGGTGGCCGGAGGCATGCCGCTGCTCTCCGCCTGCGGCGGGTCCGACGGCGGCTCGCGCGACGGCACCACGTCCGCCAAGGACGCGAAGAAGCTGCTGCCGGCGTACGTGGCCAGCAACGTGGTCGCTCCCGACATCCCGAGCAAGAACGGTTCCGCGGTCGGTTTCACCAGCAAGCTGGACCTCGCGGACCTGAAGACCTCGGTGCCCGAGAAGCTCGGCAAGGGCGGCCGGGTCACCGTCATGTCGCCGTTCTGGGGGTCCCCGCCGAAGGACGGCAACGCCTACTACAAGGCGATGAACGACCTCATCGGCGTCGACGTGACCTGGCAGAACCAGGACGGCAACACCTACGACCAGAAACTCGGCGCGGTGCTCGCCTCCAGCGAGGTGCCCGACGTGGTGGTCGTGCCCGGCTGGAACATGACCGGCAAGATACCCAGCGCCATCATCGGCAAGTTCGCCGACCTCGGCCCGTACCTCTCCGGTGACGCGGTCAAGGACTTCCCCAACCTCGCGGCGATCCCCACCGACGCCTGGCAGCGGTGCATCTTCGGCGGCAAGCTGCGCGGCCTGCCGATGCCATCCTCGTACGTGCCCAACAACGTGCCCCTCTACCGCCAGGACATCTTCGAGAAGGAGGGGTACGAAGTCCCCACCTCCGCCGACGAGTTCCTGGCGCTGGCCAAGGAGGCCACCAACGCCAGGGCCAGGCGCTGGGCCTGCCTGGACATGAAGTGGACCGCCTTCTACTCCTTCGGTGTGCTCTCCGGAGAGGAGAAGTCGCTCGGCTGGAACGAGGTCGACGGCAAGCTGGTCTACCGCATCGAGACCGACGAGTACCTCGAGGCGCTGGAGTGGACCCGCAAGCTGTTCGCCGCCGGCGTCGTCCACCCGGACGCCGAACTGGGCAAGAGCAGCGCCCAGGACCCCGGGCCCAAGTTCGCCGCCGGCGAGTTCCTCGTCTACAACCAGGACATCTCGCAGTGGTGGAGCCGTACCGCCGAACAGGCCGCGCAGAACCCCGAGTTCAAGATCTGGGGCATGGACATCTTCGGCCACGACGGCGGCGCTCCGACGCTGTGGGCCAAGAACCCGGCGAGCATCTTCGCCTTCGTCAACAAGAAGGCGTCGGAGTCGGTGATCCGTGACGTGCTGGCCGTCGCCAACGTCACCGCGGCGCCGTACGGCACCAAGGAGTACATGGCGACCAACTACGGCGTGGAGGGCACCCACTACACGGTCAAGGACGGCGTCCCCACCAAGACCGACCAGGGCAACATCGACGTGATGAACGCCTACGTGATGATCGCGAGCCCCGCCGCGACCATGGCCCACCCCGACTACCCCGAGGTCGGCAAGGGCCAGGTCGAGTGGCAGCAGCGGATGGGCGCCTTCACCAGGAAGTCCGCGTTCTACGGCATGCAGATCACCGAGCCCGCCCGCTACACCAACCTCTCCAACGACTTCGAGCAGCTCGAGGACGACTTCGTCCGCGGCCGCAAGAAGATGAGCGACGTCCAGCAGGCCGTCTCCGAGTGGCGCAGCAAGGGCGGCGACAAGCTCCGCGACTGGTACCAGAAGCTGCTCGACGAGAACGGCTCGGCGGCGAGCTGA
- a CDS encoding ABC transporter permease, translating into MSHSTVPRSRAEADTTEKTPVASDGATGPRRKGPPSGKLKLGLRLRRDRVLLLMTLPAVLLVLLFNYLPILGNVVAFQEYDPYLSDNGIVSILNSPWVGLENFQRIFEDSAFWNAVQNTLVLFVLQLVLYFPVPILLALLINSVVRPRVRAVSQAILYLPHFFSWVLVVAVFQQLFGGAGILSQLLRENGYDGLNIMTNPDTFAFLITAQSVWKDAGWGIIVFLAALASVNPDLYEAAAMDGAGRWRRMWHVTLPALRPVIALLLVLRVGDALTVGFEQILLQRDYVGPGAAEVLDTFVWWNGVRNQDFGYAAAAGLVKGVISLGLVLAANKVAHLMGEQGVYKK; encoded by the coding sequence GTGTCGCACAGCACGGTGCCTCGGAGCAGGGCCGAGGCCGATACGACGGAGAAGACCCCGGTGGCGTCCGACGGCGCCACCGGCCCCCGGAGGAAGGGACCGCCGTCCGGGAAGCTGAAGCTCGGGCTCAGACTCAGACGCGACCGCGTGCTGCTGCTGATGACGCTGCCCGCCGTGCTGCTGGTCCTGCTCTTCAACTACCTGCCGATCCTGGGCAATGTGGTCGCCTTCCAGGAGTACGACCCCTACCTCAGCGACAACGGGATCGTCTCCATCCTGAACAGCCCCTGGGTCGGCCTGGAGAACTTCCAGCGGATCTTCGAGGACTCGGCCTTCTGGAACGCGGTCCAGAACACACTGGTCCTCTTCGTCCTCCAGCTCGTCCTCTACTTCCCGGTCCCGATCCTGCTCGCGCTGCTCATCAACAGCGTCGTCAGGCCCCGGGTGCGGGCCGTGTCGCAGGCGATCCTGTACCTGCCGCACTTCTTCTCCTGGGTGCTGGTCGTCGCCGTCTTCCAGCAGCTCTTCGGCGGCGCCGGCATCCTCTCCCAGCTGCTGCGGGAGAACGGGTACGACGGTCTGAACATCATGACCAACCCGGACACCTTCGCCTTCCTGATCACCGCGCAGAGCGTGTGGAAGGACGCCGGCTGGGGGATCATCGTCTTCCTCGCCGCGCTCGCCTCGGTCAACCCCGACCTGTACGAGGCCGCCGCGATGGACGGCGCGGGCCGCTGGCGCCGCATGTGGCACGTCACCCTGCCCGCGCTGCGCCCGGTGATAGCCCTGCTGCTGGTGCTGCGCGTCGGTGACGCCCTCACCGTCGGCTTCGAACAGATCCTGCTGCAACGGGACTACGTCGGACCCGGCGCGGCCGAGGTCCTCGACACCTTCGTGTGGTGGAACGGCGTGCGCAACCAGGACTTCGGCTACGCGGCCGCCGCCGGCCTCGTCAAGGGCGTCATCAGCCTGGGACTGGTCCTCGCCGCGAACAAGGTGGCCCATCTGATGGGCGAGCAGGGGGTGTACAAGAAGTGA
- a CDS encoding PucR family transcriptional regulator encodes MPPTLASLVHHSALKLTVRAGEDRLDVPVRWAHVSELADPVPYMEGGELLLITALKLDAEDPAVMHRYVKRLVGAGVVGLGFAVGVNYDDIPEPLVAAARKEGLPLLEVPRRTPFLAISKAVSAAIAADQYRAVTAGFAAQRELTRQALTGGPEGLLAALATQVDGWAALYDASGAVVAAAPDWAGRRAARLTGDVQRLRERPAPASSVVGGAGGAEHPENADRVELHSLGTSRRPRSALAVGTAAALGTAERYAVHSAIALLTLTTERSRSLHEAEQRIDEAVLRMLLAGEPDHARTVAGDLYGGLLDAPFRIVVAESASASAARAHAGPHARVPAAPAKPSAAALAAADTGGDPLGALAEVVESAAARSGEAVLVVPEGERLVVLATDGGAAVAACTEYAAALETARPAPEPRPGGDEEGLVVGLSAPSGPIAASAAYKQAEQALSVARRRGRICVEHEHLAAGSVLPLLADDAVRAFADGLLRALRDHDATGRGDLVASLRAWLSRHGQWDAAAADLGVHRHTLRYRMRRVEEILGRSLDDPDVRMELWLALKATSTENGPSGG; translated from the coding sequence ATGCCCCCCACGCTCGCCTCGCTCGTCCACCACTCCGCGCTCAAGCTGACCGTGCGCGCGGGGGAGGACCGCCTCGACGTGCCGGTGCGCTGGGCACACGTCAGCGAGCTCGCCGACCCCGTGCCCTACATGGAGGGCGGGGAGCTGCTCCTGATCACCGCGCTGAAGCTGGACGCCGAGGACCCCGCGGTGATGCACCGGTACGTGAAGCGCCTGGTGGGCGCCGGCGTGGTGGGGCTCGGTTTCGCCGTCGGGGTCAACTACGACGACATCCCCGAGCCGCTGGTCGCGGCGGCCCGGAAGGAGGGGCTGCCGCTGCTGGAGGTGCCGCGCCGCACCCCGTTCCTCGCCATCAGCAAGGCCGTGTCCGCCGCGATCGCCGCCGACCAGTACCGGGCGGTCACCGCGGGCTTCGCGGCCCAGCGGGAACTGACCCGGCAGGCCCTGACCGGCGGCCCCGAAGGGCTGCTGGCCGCACTCGCCACGCAGGTCGACGGCTGGGCGGCGCTGTACGACGCCTCGGGCGCCGTCGTCGCCGCGGCGCCCGACTGGGCGGGCCGCAGGGCCGCGCGGCTCACCGGGGACGTGCAGCGGCTGCGGGAGCGCCCCGCCCCGGCCTCCTCGGTCGTCGGCGGCGCCGGGGGCGCGGAGCACCCCGAGAACGCCGACCGGGTCGAACTCCACTCGCTCGGCACCTCCCGCCGGCCCCGCTCGGCCCTCGCCGTCGGCACCGCCGCCGCCCTCGGCACCGCCGAGCGCTACGCCGTCCACTCCGCCATCGCCCTGCTGACCCTCACCACGGAGCGCTCACGCTCCCTGCACGAGGCCGAACAGCGCATCGACGAGGCCGTGCTGCGCATGCTGCTGGCCGGCGAACCGGACCACGCGCGCACGGTCGCCGGGGACCTGTACGGCGGTCTGCTGGACGCGCCCTTCCGGATCGTCGTCGCCGAGTCGGCGTCCGCGTCCGCCGCGCGGGCGCACGCCGGCCCGCACGCGCGCGTGCCGGCCGCCCCGGCCAAGCCCTCCGCCGCCGCGCTGGCCGCCGCCGACACGGGCGGCGACCCGCTCGGCGCGCTCGCCGAGGTCGTGGAGTCGGCGGCGGCCCGGTCGGGCGAGGCGGTGCTCGTCGTCCCCGAGGGCGAGCGGCTGGTGGTGCTGGCCACGGACGGGGGCGCGGCCGTCGCCGCCTGCACCGAGTACGCCGCGGCGCTGGAGACCGCCCGCCCGGCGCCCGAGCCGAGGCCGGGCGGCGACGAGGAGGGCCTCGTCGTCGGCCTGTCGGCGCCCTCCGGGCCGATCGCCGCCTCCGCCGCGTACAAGCAGGCCGAGCAGGCCCTGTCGGTGGCCCGGCGGCGCGGACGGATCTGCGTGGAACACGAACACCTGGCGGCCGGATCGGTCCTGCCGCTCCTCGCCGACGACGCGGTACGCGCCTTCGCCGACGGCCTGCTGCGCGCCCTGCGGGACCACGACGCCACCGGCCGGGGCGACCTGGTGGCCTCCCTGCGCGCCTGGCTCTCCCGCCACGGCCAGTGGGACGCGGCGGCGGCCGACCTCGGCGTCCACCGCCACACCCTGCGCTACCGCATGCGCCGGGTGGAGGAGATCCTCGGCCGCTCCCTGGACGACCCGGACGTGCGGATGGAGCTCTGGCTCGCCCTGAAGGCGACGTCGACGGAGAACGGTCCGTCCGGGGGGTGA